In a genomic window of Ptiloglossa arizonensis isolate GNS036 chromosome 12, iyPtiAriz1_principal, whole genome shotgun sequence:
- the LOC143153287 gene encoding uncharacterized protein LOC143153287 isoform X1: MATSASHNTDPRNSDESILATPPVLPSYCILAMDHRHRPLQRMELIVTKLRRKSVERGGGLSSEELWLVYAPRGEILTSLRANHVPRGESFLKVCQTGSTLKQQQFPNCNIPFSEISRVGSRPTVYQVTISEIIQSFLIILPDDRVPCNVNFIQHSSTIRIH, translated from the exons ATGGCGACAAGTGCCTCTCACAATACTGACCCTCGAAACTCTGACGAGAGTATCCTCGCTACTCCTCCCGTTCTACCTTCTTATTGTATACTCGCTATGGACCATCGTCATCGACCACTGCAAAGAATGGAGTTAATTGTTAcaaagttacgaagaaagag TGTGGAGAGAGGAGGAGGATTGTCGAGCGAAGAGCTTTGGTTGGTGTATGCACCACGTGGagagattttaacg AGTTTACGCGCAAACCACGTACCTCGCGGCGAAAGCTTTCTCAAAGTTTGCCAAACAGGCAGCACTCTGAAACAACAGCAatttccaaactgcaacatacCTTTTTCCGAGATCTCGAGGGTCGGTAGTCGTCCAACCGTTTACCAAGTTACAATTTCTGAAATAATCCAAAGCT TTCTTATCATCCTTCCTGACGATCGTGTGCCGTGTAACGTCAATTTCATTCAACACTCCTCCACTATTCGGATCCATTGA
- the LOC143153287 gene encoding uncharacterized protein LOC143153287 isoform X2: MATSASHNTDPRNSDESILATPPVLPSYCILAMDHRHRPLQRMELIVTKLRRKSVERGGGLSSEELWLVYAPRGEILTSLRANHVPRGESFLKVCQTGSTLKQQQFPNCNIPFSEISRVGSRPTVYQVTISEIIQSFLWQLPARSERDSVLATSRTVIAAP, translated from the exons ATGGCGACAAGTGCCTCTCACAATACTGACCCTCGAAACTCTGACGAGAGTATCCTCGCTACTCCTCCCGTTCTACCTTCTTATTGTATACTCGCTATGGACCATCGTCATCGACCACTGCAAAGAATGGAGTTAATTGTTAcaaagttacgaagaaagag TGTGGAGAGAGGAGGAGGATTGTCGAGCGAAGAGCTTTGGTTGGTGTATGCACCACGTGGagagattttaacg AGTTTACGCGCAAACCACGTACCTCGCGGCGAAAGCTTTCTCAAAGTTTGCCAAACAGGCAGCACTCTGAAACAACAGCAatttccaaactgcaacatacCTTTTTCCGAGATCTCGAGGGTCGGTAGTCGTCCAACCGTTTACCAAGTTACAATTTCTGAAATAATCCAAAGCT TTTTATGGCAGCTGCCGGCACGAAGCGAGCGGGACAGCGTGTTGGCCACCAGCCGAACGGTGATTGCAGCGCCGTGA